The Hymenobacter sp. DG01 genome has a segment encoding these proteins:
- a CDS encoding RNA 2'-phosphotransferase → MVLSEKETIRLSKLLSLVLRHNPGHLGLTLDAQGWVGIDTLLTQAKAHQITLTREKLLYIVETNAKQRFRLSEDQQRIRASQGHSVEVELGYAPIVPPTVLYHGTATRHQAAILQNGLQKMSRQQVHLSADVATAQQVGGRHGQPVVLVVDAARMHADGHGFYQADNGVWLTDKVPAQYLQPLEG, encoded by the coding sequence ATGGTGCTATCCGAAAAAGAAACTATTCGCCTCAGCAAGCTCCTAAGCCTAGTACTGCGCCACAATCCAGGCCATTTGGGCCTGACTCTGGATGCCCAGGGTTGGGTTGGTATCGATACATTGCTGACTCAGGCCAAAGCTCACCAAATAACGCTCACCCGCGAGAAACTGCTGTATATCGTGGAAACCAACGCCAAGCAGCGCTTCCGCCTCAGTGAAGACCAGCAACGTATTCGGGCGAGCCAGGGGCATTCGGTGGAAGTGGAACTGGGCTACGCGCCCATTGTGCCACCCACAGTTCTGTACCACGGCACCGCCACCCGCCACCAGGCTGCTATTCTGCAGAATGGGCTACAAAAAATGAGTCGCCAACAAGTGCACCTGAGCGCCGATGTAGCTACCGCCCAGCAGGTAGGCGGCCGCCACGGTCAGCCCGTTGTGCTGGTAGTAGATGCGGCCCGCATGCACGCTGATGGCCACGGGTTTTATCAGGCTGATAACGGCGTATGGCTGACGGACAAAGTGCCGGCTCAGTATCTGCAGCCGCTAGAGGGGTAG
- the argS gene encoding arginine--tRNA ligase — translation MLLLEQTLKAALGAAIKNVFDAEVASPQLTLQPTRKEFAGSFTLVTFPFTKQLGKGPEQIGQGIGDWLVANEPLVTGYNVVKGFLNLEIADTAWLDVFQQLRQQPAGTPVETGGPQRVVVEYSSPNTNKPLHLGHLRNNFLGYSVAEILKATGATVNKVNLVNDRGIHICKSMLAYQQYGNGETPQSAGIKGDHLAGKYYVLFEKHYREQVKQLEAEGVLPDVAKRQAPMMLQAQDMLRAWEAGDEEVVSLWKQMNGWVYEGFNETYQTIGVDFDKYYYESGTYLLGKERVEEGLQKGVFFRKNDGSVWVDLQAEGLDEKLLLRADGTSVYITQDLGTAELKFQDFEYDLSVYVIADEQNYHMQVLRAVLQKLGKPYAEAIYHLSYGMVDLPSGKMKSREGTVVDADELVREVVEAAKAATLEKGKTEGLTEEQAAELYHMLGLGALKYYLLKVDPKKRMLFNPEESVSLEGHTGPFIQYSHARISSILRKAAEQGVAADASLTGLTEIHATEREMIQELGRYPAVVAEAARTQSPAVVAQYAYDIAKAYNRFYTEVPIFIEPDAAKKAFRVALSAQTAQAIKTSMNLLGIQVPERM, via the coding sequence GTGCTACTACTCGAACAAACCCTCAAAGCGGCCCTCGGGGCTGCCATCAAGAATGTATTCGACGCCGAGGTAGCGTCGCCCCAGCTCACGCTGCAGCCCACGCGCAAGGAGTTTGCCGGCTCGTTTACCCTCGTCACGTTTCCTTTCACTAAGCAGCTGGGCAAAGGCCCCGAGCAAATCGGGCAGGGCATCGGCGACTGGCTGGTGGCTAACGAGCCCCTGGTAACTGGCTACAACGTGGTGAAAGGCTTCCTGAACCTGGAAATTGCCGACACGGCCTGGCTGGACGTATTCCAGCAGCTACGCCAGCAGCCGGCCGGTACGCCCGTGGAAACCGGCGGCCCCCAGCGCGTGGTGGTGGAGTATTCCTCGCCTAACACCAACAAGCCCCTGCACCTGGGCCACCTGCGCAACAACTTCCTGGGCTACTCGGTGGCCGAGATTCTGAAGGCCACCGGCGCCACAGTAAATAAGGTGAACCTCGTCAATGACCGGGGCATTCACATCTGCAAATCCATGCTGGCTTACCAGCAGTACGGCAACGGCGAAACCCCGCAGAGCGCCGGCATCAAAGGTGACCATCTGGCGGGCAAATACTACGTGCTGTTCGAGAAGCACTACCGCGAGCAGGTAAAGCAGCTGGAGGCCGAAGGTGTGCTACCCGACGTAGCCAAGCGCCAGGCCCCCATGATGCTGCAGGCTCAGGACATGCTGCGCGCCTGGGAAGCCGGCGACGAAGAGGTAGTAAGCCTCTGGAAGCAGATGAACGGCTGGGTATACGAAGGCTTCAACGAAACCTACCAGACCATCGGGGTCGATTTCGACAAGTATTACTACGAGTCGGGCACCTACCTGCTGGGCAAGGAGCGGGTAGAAGAAGGCCTGCAGAAAGGCGTATTCTTCCGCAAGAATGACGGCTCGGTGTGGGTTGATCTGCAGGCTGAGGGCCTCGACGAGAAGCTCCTGCTCCGCGCCGACGGCACCAGCGTGTACATCACCCAGGACCTGGGTACGGCCGAGCTGAAGTTTCAGGATTTCGAGTACGACCTCTCGGTGTATGTTATTGCCGACGAGCAGAACTACCACATGCAGGTGCTACGCGCCGTGCTGCAGAAGCTGGGCAAGCCCTACGCCGAGGCTATCTACCACCTCAGCTACGGCATGGTGGACCTACCCTCCGGCAAGATGAAAAGCCGCGAAGGCACCGTCGTGGATGCTGACGAGCTGGTGCGCGAAGTGGTGGAAGCCGCCAAAGCCGCTACCCTCGAAAAAGGCAAAACCGAAGGCCTGACCGAGGAGCAAGCCGCCGAGCTCTACCACATGCTGGGCCTGGGCGCCCTCAAGTACTACCTGCTGAAAGTGGACCCCAAGAAGCGCATGCTCTTCAACCCCGAAGAATCTGTGAGTCTGGAAGGCCACACCGGCCCCTTCATTCAGTACTCGCACGCCCGTATCAGCAGCATTCTGCGCAAAGCCGCTGAGCAAGGTGTAGCCGCCGATGCCAGCCTGACCGGCCTCACCGAAATCCATGCTACGGAGCGAGAAATGATTCAGGAGCTGGGTCGCTACCCCGCCGTAGTGGCCGAAGCCGCCCGTACCCAGTCGCCGGCGGTGGTAGCGCAGTACGCTTACGATATTGCCAAAGCCTACAACCGCTTCTACACCGAAGTGCCTATCTTCATTGAGCCCGATGCGGCCAAGAAGGCCTTCCGCGTGGCGTTGTCGGCCCAAACAGCTCAGGCCATCAAAACCAGCATGAACCTGCTTGGCATTCAGGTGCCTGAGCGGATGTAG
- a CDS encoding Ig-like domain-containing protein, giving the protein MSWCKLTTAANDDALTISYRSTAPVDILANDVTDGTFNKTTLDLIPGTAAVDAVYTDGNGVTYTANPSTGIVSFTNPNKYVGASTLNYLIKDNTGQPVTASLDLTLTNGTPEAVNHQVSRSYSITTPINLLTGVSDVDGNSSIVAASVDLNPSLARRQATYVVANQGTFTIDDNGLVSFAPLNGFVGTSVLSYTVQDEKGLTSTPKQLTLTTTSAAPVAVNDVATRSNTTKAPIYILPNDSDADDDLDIATVDLNPATPARDLTYTDGTKGTYTVDDNGLVSFAAINNFTGTSTVSYLVRDAKGLASNTATLTLTVTQTLANDDTNVTPKGTVASGNVLINDNNRAGTSLSVSTTPVTAPAHGTVAIQANGDYTYTPAANYVGNDSFVYRATDGSTNSNGTVTILVYDPATACTEATGPNLLKNPSFALGNTGFQTDYTYVENQPNITTELNPEGLYAVGTSASDYHGNFIQNGRGGATDNFLMINGSNTIKKLYSQTIAVEPNKYYSFSAYVNNIIKGSTATTADDPVFGFVINGASTSGITSIPEDPDTWVKLDDIWFSGNNTTATFEIVNVSIAAGGNDMGIDDVYFGTCNEAPVAVNDLVMVPSTIPTSFPVITNDVDDGGVQGNTLLLYNADGSGAGTKTLTTTEGSYSTNANTGMVTFTPANGFTGSSVIRYKGYDGASAVSNMATVTVRVGPVAAADVQNMTGQRVATLNVTANDQDVDGVDPSTVDLDPSTPAQDLSRVMANVGVFQVDGTGVVSFTPVSTFSGNASIPYSVKDYVGATSNNGIISITLDRPLPVQLTRFEAKVKEADVHVSWTTAMELKNERFEVERSLDGRTFTRIGSVAGRGTTNQSAQYSYLDAKARRVAPLLYYRLRQVDTNGEAEYSDVQTVRFAEKSLAPTFNVSPNPATNEAALDLTTMPIGSYSVQVLDMTGRVLYSGAAEGGKISPLALHQISSGVYVVLVHNSTTHATKRIVKQ; this is encoded by the coding sequence ATGTCGTGGTGCAAGCTTACTACGGCGGCCAACGATGACGCGCTTACCATTTCCTACCGGTCCACGGCTCCAGTAGATATTCTGGCCAATGACGTAACAGATGGCACGTTCAATAAGACTACGCTGGACCTTATTCCTGGCACTGCTGCGGTAGATGCTGTGTACACGGATGGTAATGGCGTAACGTACACGGCTAATCCTTCCACGGGTATCGTTTCGTTCACGAACCCTAATAAGTACGTTGGAGCCAGCACGCTGAACTATCTGATAAAGGACAATACCGGCCAACCAGTAACCGCATCCCTGGACTTGACGCTGACCAACGGAACCCCCGAGGCAGTCAACCACCAGGTAAGTCGGTCCTACAGCATTACTACCCCCATTAACCTGCTTACCGGGGTGAGCGACGTGGACGGGAACAGTTCGATAGTGGCAGCATCCGTGGATCTGAATCCGAGCCTGGCGCGCCGACAAGCTACGTATGTAGTAGCCAACCAGGGTACTTTCACGATTGATGATAACGGCTTGGTGTCGTTTGCTCCGCTCAACGGCTTTGTTGGCACTAGTGTGCTCTCATACACGGTGCAGGATGAAAAGGGACTTACTTCTACCCCCAAGCAGCTCACGCTTACTACTACCAGCGCCGCCCCCGTAGCGGTAAATGACGTAGCCACCCGCTCCAATACTACGAAAGCCCCGATCTATATTCTGCCCAATGACTCGGATGCGGATGACGACCTCGATATAGCAACGGTAGATCTTAACCCGGCTACTCCCGCCCGCGACCTGACCTACACCGATGGAACAAAGGGTACTTACACAGTAGATGACAACGGGCTGGTGTCGTTTGCGGCTATCAACAATTTCACGGGCACCAGCACGGTGTCCTACCTCGTGCGCGACGCCAAAGGGCTGGCCTCCAACACTGCTACCCTTACCCTAACAGTGACGCAAACGCTGGCCAACGATGACACTAACGTAACCCCCAAGGGAACTGTCGCATCAGGCAACGTGCTCATCAACGACAACAACCGCGCTGGCACTAGCCTCAGCGTGAGTACTACCCCGGTTACCGCCCCTGCCCACGGAACCGTAGCAATTCAGGCCAACGGAGACTACACGTATACGCCCGCTGCCAATTACGTGGGCAACGACTCATTTGTGTATCGGGCTACGGATGGTTCTACCAACTCGAATGGCACGGTGACTATTCTGGTCTATGACCCTGCTACGGCTTGCACGGAAGCCACCGGGCCTAACCTGCTGAAGAACCCAAGCTTCGCGCTAGGAAACACCGGTTTCCAGACCGACTACACCTACGTTGAGAACCAACCCAACATCACTACAGAGCTAAATCCGGAAGGACTGTACGCCGTAGGTACCAGCGCCTCTGACTATCATGGCAATTTTATCCAGAATGGCCGTGGTGGAGCTACGGATAACTTCCTGATGATTAACGGAAGTAACACCATCAAAAAGCTGTATTCGCAGACTATTGCCGTAGAGCCGAACAAGTATTACAGCTTCTCGGCCTACGTGAATAATATCATCAAAGGAAGTACTGCCACCACCGCCGACGACCCGGTGTTTGGCTTCGTGATTAATGGCGCTTCCACGTCGGGAATTACTTCCATCCCGGAGGACCCAGATACGTGGGTGAAGCTGGACGACATCTGGTTTTCCGGCAATAACACCACGGCCACATTTGAAATCGTGAATGTGTCAATTGCGGCGGGCGGTAATGATATGGGCATCGATGACGTGTATTTTGGTACTTGTAATGAAGCACCGGTGGCCGTAAACGACTTGGTAATGGTGCCCTCTACCATTCCCACGTCCTTCCCTGTCATTACCAACGACGTGGACGACGGAGGCGTGCAGGGCAATACGCTGCTGCTCTATAACGCCGATGGCTCCGGCGCCGGCACCAAGACCTTGACGACAACGGAAGGCTCTTACAGCACCAATGCTAACACGGGCATGGTCACCTTTACACCGGCTAATGGCTTTACCGGCTCCTCCGTTATTCGGTACAAGGGCTACGATGGAGCTAGCGCCGTGAGCAATATGGCTACCGTCACGGTGCGCGTAGGCCCCGTAGCTGCTGCCGATGTGCAGAACATGACCGGGCAGCGGGTGGCAACTCTGAACGTAACGGCCAATGACCAGGACGTGGATGGCGTGGACCCCTCCACTGTGGACCTGGACCCCTCTACCCCTGCCCAGGACCTCAGCCGTGTAATGGCTAATGTTGGTGTATTCCAGGTTGATGGCACCGGCGTGGTTTCCTTTACCCCTGTATCTACTTTCTCTGGCAATGCCTCCATCCCGTACTCCGTGAAGGACTACGTAGGAGCCACGTCCAACAACGGCATCATTTCCATTACGCTGGACCGGCCTCTGCCCGTACAGTTGACCCGCTTCGAGGCCAAAGTCAAAGAGGCTGATGTACACGTAAGCTGGACAACGGCCATGGAGTTAAAGAACGAACGTTTCGAGGTGGAACGCTCTCTGGACGGCCGCACCTTCACCCGGATTGGTTCCGTAGCAGGGCGCGGCACCACCAACCAGTCGGCCCAGTACAGCTACCTTGATGCTAAGGCCCGTCGGGTAGCCCCGTTGCTTTACTACCGCCTGCGGCAGGTAGATACCAACGGAGAAGCTGAGTACTCCGACGTACAAACCGTGCGCTTCGCAGAGAAGTCTCTGGCTCCTACCTTCAATGTAAGCCCTAACCCGGCTACCAACGAGGCTGCGCTGGATCTGACTACAATGCCCATCGGCAGCTATTCCGTGCAGGTACTCGACATGACGGGCCGGGTATTGTACTCCGGTGCCGCCGAAGGTGGTAAAATCTCCCCGCTGGCGCTTCACCAAATTAGCAGCGGTGTGTATGTCGTGCTGGTGCACAATAGCACCACCCATGCCACGAAACGCATCGTGAAGCAGTAG
- a CDS encoding TIGR00730 family Rossman fold protein, with the protein MKSVAVYCGSSAGTNELYTQQAQEMGRVLAERGMTLVYGGGRVGLMGAVADSVLAHGGQVIGVIPDFLVAKEVEHRGVTELHIVKSMHERKLMMADLAEGFVAMPGGFGTLEELFEVLTWGQLGLHKKPVALLNVAGFYDHLLRALDHMSDEGLLRRENRNQLLSNPDPNGLIEEMLAYQPIALEKWLTPRTT; encoded by the coding sequence ATGAAAAGCGTAGCAGTGTATTGCGGTTCCAGTGCCGGAACCAACGAATTGTACACCCAACAAGCCCAGGAAATGGGCCGGGTACTAGCCGAGCGTGGCATGACGCTGGTGTACGGCGGGGGCCGGGTGGGCCTTATGGGGGCCGTGGCCGACAGTGTGCTGGCTCACGGCGGTCAGGTTATCGGCGTGATTCCCGATTTCCTGGTGGCTAAAGAAGTAGAACACCGCGGCGTGACGGAGCTGCACATTGTAAAAAGCATGCACGAGCGCAAGCTGATGATGGCCGACCTGGCCGAAGGCTTCGTGGCCATGCCCGGCGGTTTCGGAACCTTGGAGGAGTTATTCGAGGTGCTGACCTGGGGGCAGCTGGGTCTGCATAAAAAGCCCGTAGCCCTGCTCAACGTGGCCGGCTTCTACGACCACCTGCTGCGCGCCCTCGACCATATGTCGGATGAAGGCCTGCTGCGCCGTGAAAACCGTAACCAGCTTCTGAGCAACCCTGACCCCAACGGTCTGATTGAGGAGATGCTAGCCTACCAGCCCATAGCCCTGGAGAAGTGGCTGACGCCCCGCACTACGTAA
- a CDS encoding HAD family phosphatase: MIRTVIFDMDGVIVDTEPVHRYAFYRHFEELGIHVSDEEYATFTGCSTKNVYQQLKDKHGLEPDVDALMHSKREFFNRAFDEKADLDLLDGVRTLIEDLHQHGIQLILASSASKATIDQVMRRFALAPYFTHLISGEDFPCSKPDPAIFEHAASLSVAPKQECIVIEDSANGVAAAKAAGIYCIGYNSEHSKLQDLSLADQVINHFAELTAEKIAAINPAAAE; this comes from the coding sequence ATGATACGCACCGTAATTTTTGACATGGATGGGGTAATCGTGGACACCGAGCCCGTGCATCGGTATGCCTTTTATCGGCACTTCGAGGAGCTGGGCATCCACGTTTCCGATGAGGAATACGCCACGTTCACGGGGTGCTCTACCAAAAACGTGTACCAGCAACTCAAGGACAAGCACGGTCTGGAGCCCGATGTAGATGCCCTGATGCATAGCAAACGCGAGTTCTTCAATCGGGCCTTCGATGAAAAAGCCGACCTCGACCTGCTCGATGGTGTGCGCACGCTCATTGAGGATCTGCACCAGCACGGCATTCAGCTGATTCTGGCTTCCTCGGCGTCCAAAGCTACCATTGACCAGGTGATGCGCCGCTTTGCCCTGGCGCCGTACTTCACCCACCTGATCAGCGGCGAGGACTTCCCGTGTTCCAAGCCTGACCCTGCCATTTTCGAGCACGCTGCCTCCCTTTCCGTGGCGCCCAAGCAGGAGTGCATTGTTATTGAAGACTCGGCCAATGGCGTAGCGGCGGCTAAAGCGGCGGGCATCTACTGCATCGGCTACAACAGTGAGCATTCCAAGCTGCAGGACCTGAGTCTGGCCGATCAGGTTATCAACCATTTCGCGGAGTTGACGGCCGAAAAAATTGCCGCCATCAATCCGGCCGCCGCGGAGTAA
- a CDS encoding 3-oxoacyl-ACP synthase III family protein, translating to MPKTLYSVITGTGSYLPTRVVKNEEFTTAAFYDATGTLLTKPGAEIVERFAQITDIQERRYAADDQVTSDLAFLAAQDTLNSCGTDPEQLDYILVAHNFGDVRSDNKRSEFVPSLAARVKHKLGIENPHTIAYDLPFGCPGWLQALIQADYYLRSGDAKRVLVIGAEVLSRVCDPHDRDSMLYADGAGAVLLEARESDVPVGILAHATRSDTVQAAHLLRMGASYNPAYVGEELFLKMEGRKLYEYALKTVPQAIKDCLDKAGVPLPDMHRLLLHQANGKMDDAILKRLYSLYGQSEIPEHVMPMTISWLGNSSVATLPTLFDLLLKNKLEGKSIEPNQTIVFASVGAGMNCNAVIYRMPE from the coding sequence ATGCCCAAGACGCTTTATTCGGTGATTACCGGAACCGGCAGCTACCTGCCTACTCGCGTTGTTAAAAACGAAGAATTCACTACCGCCGCTTTCTACGACGCCACCGGAACCCTGCTCACCAAGCCCGGAGCCGAGATTGTAGAGCGCTTTGCCCAGATTACGGACATTCAGGAGCGGCGCTACGCCGCCGATGATCAGGTAACCTCCGACCTTGCTTTTCTGGCCGCCCAGGATACCCTCAACTCCTGCGGCACCGACCCCGAACAGCTCGACTACATTCTGGTGGCGCACAACTTCGGCGATGTGCGTTCCGACAACAAGCGCTCGGAGTTCGTGCCTAGCCTGGCAGCCCGGGTTAAGCACAAGCTCGGCATCGAAAACCCGCACACCATTGCCTACGACCTGCCTTTCGGGTGCCCTGGCTGGTTGCAGGCCCTCATTCAGGCCGATTACTACTTGCGCTCCGGTGATGCCAAGCGCGTGCTGGTGATTGGAGCAGAGGTGCTTTCGCGCGTCTGCGACCCCCACGACCGGGACAGCATGCTCTACGCTGACGGGGCCGGGGCCGTGCTGCTGGAAGCCCGCGAAAGCGACGTCCCAGTCGGCATTCTGGCCCACGCCACCCGCTCCGATACCGTGCAGGCAGCGCATTTGCTGCGCATGGGCGCGTCTTATAACCCTGCCTATGTAGGCGAGGAGCTTTTCCTGAAAATGGAAGGCCGCAAGCTTTATGAGTACGCCCTGAAAACCGTGCCCCAGGCCATCAAAGATTGCCTGGACAAAGCCGGCGTTCCGCTCCCGGACATGCACCGGCTGCTGCTGCACCAGGCCAACGGCAAAATGGATGACGCCATCCTGAAGCGCCTTTACAGCCTCTATGGGCAGTCGGAAATTCCGGAGCACGTTATGCCTATGACCATTTCCTGGCTGGGCAACTCCTCGGTGGCTACCCTCCCTACCCTCTTCGACCTGTTGCTGAAAAACAAGTTGGAAGGCAAAAGCATCGAGCCCAATCAGACAATTGTTTTTGCCTCCGTGGGGGCTGGCATGAACTGCAACGCCGTCATCTACCGGATGCCGGAATAA
- a CDS encoding glutathione peroxidase: MKTLLLLGALAATGFATLSSNSNPAVPMTTESAAATGTVYDFTVKSIDGKDVKLSQYKGKKLLIVNTASECGYTPQYKELEELYKKHGDKVTVLGFPANNFGGQEPGTEAQIAAFCEKNYGVTFPLFSKVSVKGADTAPLYKFLADKSKNGAVSDAPTWNFCKYLVDETGHVVAFYPSKVKPMSDELVSAILK, from the coding sequence ATGAAAACCCTGCTGCTGTTGGGTGCGCTGGCCGCTACTGGCTTTGCTACCCTCTCTTCCAACTCAAACCCCGCGGTACCCATGACCACTGAATCTGCTGCTGCCACCGGCACTGTGTACGACTTCACCGTGAAAAGCATTGACGGCAAAGACGTGAAGCTGAGCCAGTACAAGGGCAAAAAGCTGCTCATCGTGAATACGGCCTCGGAGTGCGGCTACACCCCGCAGTACAAGGAGCTGGAGGAGCTCTACAAAAAGCACGGCGACAAAGTGACGGTGTTGGGCTTCCCGGCCAACAACTTTGGGGGGCAGGAGCCCGGCACGGAAGCCCAGATTGCCGCCTTCTGCGAGAAAAACTACGGCGTGACCTTCCCGCTGTTCAGCAAGGTTTCGGTGAAAGGTGCCGACACGGCTCCGCTCTACAAGTTCTTGGCTGATAAGTCGAAGAACGGGGCCGTGAGCGACGCGCCCACCTGGAATTTCTGCAAGTACCTGGTAGATGAAACCGGCCACGTGGTGGCGTTTTACCCTTCCAAGGTGAAGCCCATGAGCGACGAGCTGGTATCGGCTATTCTGAAGTAA
- a CDS encoding DUF1493 family protein, with product MNNSSHSSTIAAVRCFLSEEIGANEAEITGSADLVNDLGVWGDDFFELMEKFSQKFQVNITSFRWYFHSGEEGFNTGGIIFRPPNERVEHIPVTLEMLAEAAEKQRWIVEYPPHRLPAHRFDIWLNLLLALGIVLALLFKFLVM from the coding sequence ATGAACAATTCTTCTCACTCAAGTACTATAGCGGCAGTGCGTTGTTTTCTCAGCGAAGAAATTGGGGCGAACGAAGCTGAAATAACTGGCAGCGCGGATTTGGTCAACGATCTAGGTGTATGGGGTGACGACTTTTTTGAGCTGATGGAGAAATTCAGTCAGAAGTTTCAAGTAAACATTACTTCTTTTCGCTGGTATTTCCATAGCGGAGAAGAAGGATTCAACACAGGCGGCATAATTTTTCGCCCGCCCAATGAGCGGGTCGAGCATATTCCAGTAACCTTGGAAATGCTGGCTGAGGCTGCAGAAAAGCAACGATGGATTGTAGAGTATCCACCCCATCGGCTTCCGGCCCACCGTTTTGACATCTGGCTCAACCTGCTACTCGCCTTGGGTATAGTGTTGGCTTTGTTGTTTAAGTTTTTAGTGATGTAG
- a CDS encoding 1,4-dihydroxy-2-naphthoate polyprenyltransferase, whose product MAASATPATPISPAKAWVSAFRPRTLPLALASIMAGGFLAASHGQFRGSVVGLAALTTILLQILSNLANDYGDSQNGADSVHREGPQRAVQSGAISPQQMKKGMGVFGLLSLLSGLLLLWVALGTAGAWIFLAFFVLGLSAIWAAVNYTAGSKPYGYAGLGDLSVFVFFGLVGVCGTYFLQAYSQVEVWTQALPLPVLLPAAALGCFATAVLNVNNIRDIRSDELAGKITIPVRLGPVRARRYHWLLLLLGFGCAVVYVALTYHSPWQWLFLLSAPLLLRNATQVWQRQESMQLDPLLKQMALTTLVFTLLFGVGQVL is encoded by the coding sequence ATGGCTGCTTCTGCCACTCCTGCTACCCCCATCAGCCCGGCCAAAGCCTGGGTTTCGGCCTTTCGGCCCCGCACGCTGCCCCTGGCCCTGGCCAGCATCATGGCCGGAGGCTTCCTAGCGGCCAGCCACGGGCAGTTTCGGGGAAGCGTGGTAGGACTAGCCGCCCTGACGACCATTTTGCTGCAGATTCTGAGCAACCTCGCCAACGACTACGGCGACTCCCAGAACGGCGCCGACAGCGTGCACCGCGAGGGGCCGCAGCGGGCCGTGCAGAGCGGAGCTATTAGTCCGCAGCAGATGAAAAAGGGCATGGGGGTGTTCGGGTTGCTGTCCTTGCTGAGCGGGCTGCTGCTGCTGTGGGTGGCTCTGGGCACGGCCGGCGCCTGGATTTTCCTGGCCTTTTTCGTGCTGGGCCTCTCGGCTATCTGGGCCGCCGTAAACTACACGGCCGGCTCCAAACCCTACGGCTACGCCGGCCTCGGCGACTTGTCGGTGTTCGTGTTCTTCGGGCTGGTAGGCGTGTGCGGTACGTATTTTTTGCAGGCGTATAGTCAGGTAGAGGTCTGGACCCAGGCCCTGCCGTTGCCGGTGCTGCTGCCCGCCGCCGCGCTGGGCTGCTTTGCTACCGCCGTGCTGAACGTAAACAACATCCGCGACATCCGCTCCGATGAGCTGGCCGGCAAAATCACCATTCCGGTGCGGCTGGGGCCGGTGCGCGCCCGCCGCTACCACTGGCTGCTGCTGCTACTGGGCTTCGGCTGCGCCGTGGTGTACGTGGCCCTCACGTATCACTCGCCCTGGCAGTGGCTGTTTCTGCTCTCGGCTCCGCTGCTGTTGCGCAACGCTACCCAGGTATGGCAGCGCCAGGAGTCGATGCAGCTCGATCCGCTGCTGAAGCAAATGGCCCTTACCACGCTAGTGTTTACGCTACTGTTCGGGGTAGGGCAGGTGTTGTAA
- a CDS encoding DUF475 domain-containing protein, which produces MNVHLQQILDNPLAALAIVGNLIIIESLLSVDNAAVLATMVSDLPKEQRHKALRYGIIGAYVFRGLCLLFASYLIQFWYLKPLGGLYLLYLAYSQFASKNRSEEEDVDKEQSWFYRHTLGLIGPFWATVALIELMDLAFSIDNVFAVVAFTDNLILVCVGVFIGILAMRLVAQAFVLLMGKYPFLETAAFVVIGILGLKLLLSLFEHFLPQHPFSHFLASEAADVGLTILTVAVFAVPLLTSWLFGVPYRQGRG; this is translated from the coding sequence ATGAACGTTCATCTCCAGCAAATCCTCGACAACCCGCTGGCCGCTCTGGCCATTGTGGGAAACCTCATTATTATCGAAAGCCTGCTTTCCGTGGATAACGCGGCGGTGCTGGCTACTATGGTTTCCGACCTGCCGAAGGAGCAGCGCCACAAAGCCCTGCGCTACGGCATCATTGGGGCCTACGTGTTCCGGGGGCTTTGTCTGCTGTTCGCGTCCTACCTGATTCAATTCTGGTACCTGAAGCCCCTGGGCGGCCTCTACTTGTTGTATCTGGCGTACAGTCAGTTTGCCAGCAAGAATCGCTCGGAGGAAGAGGATGTGGACAAGGAGCAGAGCTGGTTTTACCGCCACACCCTGGGCCTGATTGGCCCTTTCTGGGCCACCGTGGCCCTGATTGAACTCATGGACCTGGCGTTTTCCATCGACAACGTGTTTGCGGTGGTAGCCTTCACTGATAACCTCATTCTGGTTTGCGTCGGCGTATTTATCGGGATTTTGGCTATGCGGCTGGTGGCGCAGGCTTTTGTGCTGCTCATGGGCAAGTACCCCTTCCTGGAAACGGCTGCCTTCGTGGTTATTGGCATTTTGGGCCTGAAGCTCCTGCTGTCTTTGTTCGAGCATTTTTTGCCTCAGCATCCGTTCAGTCATTTCCTCGCTAGCGAAGCCGCCGATGTTGGCCTGACCATTCTCACGGTAGCCGTGTTTGCCGTGCCCTTGCTCACGTCCTGGCTGTTCGGGGTGCCTTACCGCCAAGGGCGGGGGTAG